CGCGAGATCACGGATCGCCATTATGACTACAAGCTGGACTTTCTCTATCACTTGGCGCGCTATGCGGAAAATCATGCGCAGTCCAAATTGCTTATGAGCGGTGATTTCAATATTGCCCCGCGCGATGAGGACGTGTGGGATATAGAGGCCTTCCGTGGCAAGACGCATGTCACCGAGCCAGAGCGCGCCGCGTTCCAGATGCTGGAAGAAGCAGGCCTCGAGGAAGTTACTCGCCGGTTCACGGAGGACCAGCGCTATACCTACTTCGATTACAAGGGCATGCGCTTCCAAAAGAACGAAGGCATGCGCATCGACTTCCAGTTGGCTTCAGCCCCGCTTGCCCAGCACGTGACCGGCGCGCAAGTAGACATGGTCGAGCGCGCCGGCGATAAAACCTCCGATCACTGTCCGCTTCTCGCAGATTACAATCTGCCCGATTTCAATTCCGTGCGATAAATGTCTTGGTCTCTTGATCTCAGCTTCTGGCAGCTCGTATTCCTGATCCTTGATTACGGCATCAAGATCATTGCCGTTGGCTTCGTGCCCGAAGGCCGCCGACCTTCCAGTTCAACCGCGTGGCTGCTGGCAATTCTGGTGCTGCCGTTTATCGGCCTGCCGCTGTTTTTGCTCATGGGCTCGCCGTATATCAACCGGCGTCGCCACCGCATCCAGCAAGAAGCCAATGAGAAGATTGAAAACGTCACAGCCCGCACCCCGGATCATCCGCAGGGCCTCCTTTCGGCGGAAGTAGAGTCGGTTATTCGGCTTAACCGCGAGCTGACTGGGTTCCCAGCATTGGTGGGCCATAACCTTGGCCTGCACGCGGATTATGACGAGTCCATTCGCGCCATTGCCGCCGCTATTGACCGCGCCGAGAAGTATGTATCCATCGAGATCTACATCCAGTCCTGGGATGAGACCACAGACGTCTTCTTTGAGTCGCTGCGCAGGGCTACCGCCCGAGGTGTAAAGGTGCGCTTGCTCTTGGATCAGATCGGCAGCTTCAAGTACAAGGGCTACTTCAAGCTGGGCAAGCGGCTAACGGAGATTGGCGTCGACTGGCATCTCATGCTGCCCATCCAGCTGCACAAGGGCCGCTTCCGCCGCCCTGACCTGCGCAATCACCGCAAGCTGGTGATTATCGATGGCAAGGTGGGCTTTATTGGCTCGCTGAATATGATTAAGCGCCAGTACAAGACCAAGGACCGCTACTGGATTGACTACATGGTGGAGCTTTCCGGCCCGATTGTGACCTCCATGTCCGCAATCTTCGCCGTGGATTGGTACCTCGAGGCAGAAGAGAACCTGCCACTGGATGAGCTGCCATATGACGACGCCCAGACTGCCGACGCCAACCACCTCCAGATAATCCCCTCCGGGCCGGGTTACACCACTGAGCCCAACCTGCGCATGTTCAACTCCCTGGTACACCACGCCAAGGACCGGCTGGTACTGTGCTCGCCCTACTTCGTCCCGGATGAATCCCTACTGGAGGCCGTGACCACCGCCTGCTACCGCGGCGTGGACGTGGAACTTTATGTCTCTGCCAAGGCGGACCAATTCATGGTCAACCACGCCCAATCCTCCTACTACCAGGCGCTGCTGGAGGCGGGCGTGCACATCTACCAATTCCCCTATCCCTTTGTTCTGCACTCCAAGTTCATCATCACCGACCCGGATGACCCCGGCCGCGATCCGCTGTGCATGTTCGGCTCCTCCAATATGGACCCGCGCTCGTTCGGCCTAAATTACGAATCCACCATGCTGGTGGCCAAGGGAGACCTCATTGACCAGTTCAACCAGCTCGTATCCAACTACCGGGCCGTATGCCACGAGCTGACCCTTGAGGAATGGAATGAGCGCGGATTTATCCGCCGCTACGTGGATAATGTCATGCGTCTTACCTCCGCGTTGCAATAAAGCGGGTACTGGCTGCAACGGCTTCAGCGAAGACTGCGCATATTTACCCACCCGAAGGCACTTCAACCTGCGGGTTTATCGATTTTCCCAGGTAGCTTATAACTATATCCCTGTAGATCTATACCCCGAGCCGATCAACCAACAAAACCGTCATCTTAGACGTCCATCTCGATCGAGGTGGGAGTTCCGTCCCTCTTCGTCTTCACCGTCACGGGGTGCCCTCCGAACATGTACCCGTCGTCGAACTCGACACCAACGTTTCCCCTGTGGGGAATGTTCACCACAGTCGGAGTCAGCTTGGCGTAGACGTCCTCCACCCCGAGTTTCGGGGCGGGTGTCGGCCTCCCTTCCGCCTCGGCCACATCGTGGCGCCACCGGTTCGCGGCCGGAAGCGCTTTTTCGGCCCCCAGCATGCGCGCTTTATCGAGGTACTCCTGGGAGAGGACGTTGTTGATGAAGTTCAGCGCCGACTTGAACTTCTTCGCCATGTTCCCCTGGCCCGCGAGGAGCAGTTCCGGCCCCTCGTACCACATACTGACCTTGACGCCGAGGTCGTCCGCTTTACCCTCGAAACTCGGGAACGTCCGGTCAAGGACCAGTTGTCCGATATTGGCCTCCAGGATCACCGGTTCGGCAGTCTTGGCCGAGAGTTCTTCCATCTCTGGGTCGGGCAGCGGGTCAAGCATTTCCCAAATGGTGACGTAGGGTTCCTTCCTTATATCGGAAAAGAAGTAGCTACCCCGCGCGCGATACACCTTGAACGGCTCCAGATCGGCGATTTCCCGCGGATCCCAGAGCGTCTTTCCCTGCCGGGTGTGAAACAGGTGCGGGTAACGCACATGGATACTTCCGGTGGTTACTTCCCCGTCGGGAAGTAACCGGAGAGCTACACCAGGCATAAGCATAAGTTGGAGTTTGAGCTTGTCTTTGGCGTAGTCGTCACCCACGACCCTCTTTTCCGGCACCGAGGAGACGATGAAGTGGAATTCGACTTCCTCTTCCTTAGCGCTCCTCTGCGTAACAGGGGCATCAGGAAATTCCTCGTAAAGCGACAGCATGCGGCAATGGTAACTCACCCCACGTGCCCCCGCACCGGAATTCATGGCGGCGGGACCCGACACATGTTCGCCCCGCGCACCTCCGATCCCCAGCCAGCCAGGGGGCATGACCGGGGTGTTTGTTACTGTGTGTGCATGAACCGACACATAGTGCCCGCCCTCGCCCTCGCCGCCGCCTGCACCACCGTCGGCGCCTGCTCCACCAACCAGGACACCGGGGACAACCCCGCCACCGGGGTCTCTGCCTCCCCGACAGTCGACAAGGGCCCCGTCGATCCCCACACCACCGTCGTCGACGACACCGCCGCCCCGCAGGGCTACAGCATGGACAGCATCAACCAGATGATCCAGGACCAAGAAGCCGAAAACCCCGGCATCAACCAGGACATGGTCTCTATGGCCCAGGAAGTCACCGCCGACCCGGCCGAATGCGCCGCCTTAACCCCCACCGGCGTGACCTACATCTCCAAAATCGTTCAGAACCCCGACGCTATCGCGGCCCGCGACTTCACCAACGAGTCCACTGACGCGACACTTAGCGTCGCCGTCTCATCCGACCCGCAGCTGTTGAACCACCCCCGTGACGTGTCGGTATGCGAGTCGATCACCAGGGCTCACGCCGGCGGATCCACGTCCTATACTGCGGCACCCATGGAGCTGCGCGTCGACGGCGCCGACTCCGTCACCGCCGCCGAGGTAACCCTGACGCAGTCCTCCTCCCCCCTTTCCGGTGACAACGGCTCCGTCAGCCGCATCGCCTACGTCGAGATCGACGGGGCCACCTACACAGTCTCCGGCTCCCCCGAAGTCGCACCCGAAGAATTCACCCGCATGGTCCAGGCGCAGGCCGAGAAAATCCGCCAGCGATAACACACCGCGGGTCATGCCCGCCCCGCTCCCAGACGCCGGTGGCGGGCAGGAGACGTCGCCTACCGCCAAGCAAGGCTGACAGGGTCCCACACCCCAGCCGCGGTGGCAGGATCCCCGCCCAGGATGGGGTCCAAAAGGAGACCGGCGATACGCAACGCCTCACCGACATCTCTCCGCCGCTTCCGCACCCTTCATGCCACAAGAAATACACTGTATGTTCTTTTGGGGCCATTCACGAAGATGCTGAAGCCTCAACAATGGGATTCATGTCCTACAGGGTGTAGCTTATATTTCCTTCCAGCCCTACAGGGCTAGATGTTCGGGAGCTACCTAACAAGGTTCAGATCCTTGCTCGCAATACGAGCGCAACGACCTTAGCCATATACCGCAGTACAAAGCGGGAAACTAGAACTTTCGCCAAAGTTGGGGCTTACCCTAAATGTTTTCCGTTAAAGCATGGTGTTGCCGCTTCGTTCGCTAACACCTAAGGATTACTTTTCTCTAGGCAAGGAACGACGTTTCAAGAAAATCCTCGAGACTCCAATATTCAGGATCAAACCACGCAACGCCTTCGTCGACTTCGAGTGCGACTAATTGGTCAGGCAGGAGGATGAGGAAATCACTTATCTCGGTGCGGATTCCTTGGCGTTGTAGCTCTTGTGCGACTCGTTCAGTGCTCTCTTGCGCGGTCTCGGCGGGGCGACGATTAAGGTCAACGCCATAGAAAGTATCCGTGATTGGCACCTCCATGTACTTCATTTCAACGGTGACGCACTTACCGTCCTCCACACAGCACACAATCTTGCGGCCAGGATCACCAGGCTCGAGTGCTTCGATATCAACCCAGCCTTCAAACTGTTCCTCATACGTATCCGCAGCTAACTCCGAGTCATAGCATGCTTTAGTAGCCTGGTTCACCGTCATACCGGGCTTTACGGGCAAGGGGCAGGTACCTTCAATATTCATTTTCTCGATGCACTTCCTTCTTCGTCGGTTGTTTAATACGTCAAGGCATTTGGTTAGGCTGTCGCGTAAGTCAGACTGCGCACTCGCGTGATTGATATTGGCTAGCTACCCCAGTAAATAGCTACAACTTTGCCGAATTCGTACGACAATGCGATTGTCCCTTTGTCGTGGGGAATGGTTATGCCGTCACGGTCGTGCTCAAATTCGATCCCCACATCTTTTAGGGCTTTTACAAACTTTCGGCTTGACAATGACAGTGGGATATCAAGGAAGCTATCTGACTCCCGCGCATCCAAGATCTCTATTGAGGTAATCAATCCGGCAGTCTCGGAGCCTTTAATGGCGTAGTTTATTCCCCCAATTACACATTTCCCAATGGGGTTGACCGCAATTCGTGGACACGTAGTGGGGCTACCTAGTGTTTAGGCAGCTATTTCTTTTCTACTGGTGGTTAGACCAATGTGGTTTTCGAAGTCGACGGGACTGACCATTCCTAGTGCAGAGTGCCGGCGCCGACGGTTGTAAACGACTTCCATCCAGTAGGCAACGGCCTTGCGCGCAGCATCGCGGGTAGGCCAACGCTTGCGGTCGTAGAACTCGGTTTTAAGCGTCGACCAGAACGACTCAGCCATCGCGTTATCAAAGCACGCACCAGTACGCCCCACAGACTGAGCAATGCCCAGGTTATGGCAGACTTCCCAGAGCTTCTCGCTGGTAAATTGCGTTCCGCGGTCAGCGTGGAACACCAGCCCATCAGGAACGTCACCGCGCAGTGTATATGCCATCCGCAGGGCCCGTTCGACCAGGCATGTATCTTGAACGCTATCCATTGCCCATCCCAGCACCCTGCGGGAATGGCCGTCGCGGACCGCACACAAGTACAACTATCCCTCGCTGGTGCGTAGGTAGGTAATATCCGACATCCACACTCGGTTGAGCTCACCAGTATCAAACATGCGCTTGACCAGGTCAGGAAGAGCTGACTTACGCTTGGATTGAATCGTTGTCACCGGGACAAAGGCACGCGGTGAAATCCCTTCAATGCCCATCATGCGCATCCGCTTAGCCACAGTCTTGCGATTCAGGGTGATCTGGTAGCGCTCGGTAAGTTCTGCGGTGATCCGGGGAGCACCATAAACCTCATCGGAGTCTTTCCAGATCTGATGAATCTTGCGGTCAACGTCATCGTAAAATGCAGCACGATCATTTTCGCCAGATAGTCGCTTCTGCTGCGTATCAGCCCATTTGTAGTATCCAGACCGAGACACTTTTAATAGCCGTGCCATGCGTTTGATGCTGTAGTTTGCCTTCTCCTGCTGCATCAATTCGAACTCTTCTGCTCGCGTTGCTTCGCGGCGAAGAAGGCTGTCGCTTTTGACAAGAACTCATTATCCATCTTGGCTTCCGCCAACTCACGGCGCAGACGAGCATTCTCAGCACGAAGATCAGCCTCACTCATCCCATCCGAGGCCCCTCGGCGTTCACGCTCGAGTTTGACCCACCGGCCTAAAAGCCCGGCGGAGACGCCAATCTCCTTAGCCACATGAGCGATCGGGCGCTCTGACTCGATTACCAAGTTCGCGGCTTCACGCCGGTACTCCGGCGTGTACTTCTTGCGCTGTTGACTCACAATGAACATCCTCTCCTACGGACACAGGATCCGTACAAATAGGGTGTCCACTAAACGAGGGTAACCTCACCAAGAACCTGACTCGTAGTAGCCATCTTGAGAAATGAAATGTCTCGGCATCGGTAATCAGACAGAAGATTTTCGTAATATGAAACAGGTGCAGATAGCTGCAACGGTTCAGGTACCTCAAAATTGAACTTCATTTTCTACAACTCCTTGACGCAAGATGTTTATCTTCTGGACCCTGCCTTTTGGAAGAGCCAACTTAGACGAGGGCTCTATTCTTTGCAGTCTAGACCACAAGCGTGGCGTAGCTATACGTTCGTTAAGGGAGAGGCTTATAAAGGAGTGCTTATGTCCAAAAGTGTAGATGAATCTCAAACCGCACAAGAAAACACCCCGCAGCAAGCCGGAGAAAAGAAAGTTAAGTCGAAGCAGCCTCATCAAGTAACGAACGATATTAAATGGGTGCCGTTTTTAATCGGCTTTCACCTCGTTACACAAGCCCTCAATCGCTTATCTTTAAGACGTCCATCAGCCCCTAGGCGAGAAGAACGCGAAGATGAGAATAAAAGATGGCATCGCATCCCTGATACAACCCTGCATGGACTAGGCAACGTGGGGATAATCCTTTATCAAGCACTTCTCTTCTTCGTTAATAATTTTTCGGTCGCTATCGCTAACGAGGGTGCTGTTGCAAAGTTGGGGCAGTAGAAAGACCGGCGTGAAATAATCAGAGCCATGGGCATCTTCTCCGGTCGGCATTTCCCCCGTGACATCATCCTGTGGGCGGTGCGGTGGTACTGCCGCTACGGCGTGAGCTACCGCGACCTCGAAGAAATGATGACCGAGCGGGGTGCGCCAGTCGATCACACCACGATCTACCGCTGGGTGCAGAAATACGCCCCTGAGCTGGATAAGCACACTCGCTGGTACCGGCAGGTACCCGACTGGCAGGCCCAGTCCTGGCGGGTGGATGAGACCTATATCCGGGTCGGCGGCACGTGGTGCTATCTCTACCGGGCTATTACCGCCGGTGGGCAGACCTTAGACTTCTACCTCTCACCAAAACGGAATGTGGCTGCGGCCAAGCGTTTCCTGGCCAAGACGCTGCGATCGAATACGACAGCCGGGTCCCCGCGGGTCATCAACACCGACAAGGCACCAGCTCTGGCCAAGGCAATATCCGAGCTGAAGGCGGAGGGAATCTGCCCTCAGACGGTGGAGCACCGGCAGGTGAAATACCTGAACAACGTTCTCGAGGGAGATCATGGCCGACTTAAAAGAATCCTGGGACCGAAGGGGGCGTTCAAAAACCGAATTTCCGCCTACCGGACGTTGAAAGGGATGGAAGCGATGCATTCATTACGGAAAGGTCAGGGCACGATGTTTGCTTATGGGCACCCCAATCCGGACGCGGTGATCGTCAACCGGGTCTTCGAGACGGCCTGAGAACGCCGGCACGCAGCGGCCATCAGGAAATGAGAAACTGGGTCGTCTCGGCTCTCCGCCCAACTTTGCAACAGCACCATGTGAAGTGACCTGTTGCCTTTTTCGTTACGGTTCCCGTGCTCACCCTTGATGAATCGCGTGTACCGCACGATCGCTGGCTACTCACGCTCCGCCTAACTCAGTAGTTAGGGGTGCTCGCTGCCTTTATCCGTGCGGCCGCTTCGGGCGAGGGGCCTGTAACAAAGTGGATGTACAGTTTTTCTCCCTTGTAGCGGGAGACTCTTTCCGCAGGTCATGTGGCATTCCCGGGATTTTGACGCGTTAGCGTCGAAAAAAAGAACATGGGGGTACCTACCTACGGCAAGACCTGACTAGCCTAGCAACCAGCTAAAACATGTCCAAATCCCTGCTCAGAAGCATAGAGCTGAGGTGTAGGGTCGGCGCCATTCAGGGCCGACCGACCTCACTAGCCGCACCTGCTGGCTCACACACTCACCTGCACAGCTCCACAATCCCTCCTTGTAGTACTTTGATTAGGCTTACCTTGTTCATATAAGCTTGCTCCCGTTAAGATCATGGACTTTCACGCGTCAAGGAGGGATGCATGGCTATCTCTACCCCGCATGCGCAATCCCCTTCTCAATCACACCTGGGGTCTCGCGCGGACGCTACTGCGGACGCTTCTGCCAGCGCTCCATCAGGTAAAATCCCGCGTCGCCTCGTCGGCCTCGGCGTCCTTTTCCTCCTATTGCTCGCCAGCATCGTTGCCAGCATCGTGTTTGGATCACGGCAGATCCCTTTTGGAGAAGTGTCCGCCGTGTTCCGCGATCTCGGCACGGCGTTCGGCCACGCGGAGGGGCTGAATGTGGATCAGCGCGTGATCGTCGAGCTCCGCATTCCCCGCACCCTGTTGGGCCTAGTCGCCGGTGCTGCCCTTGGCGCCTCCGGTGCATTGATCCAAGGGCACACGCGCAACCCTCTCGCGGACACGGGCATTCTCGGCATCAACTACGGTGCGTCCCTGGCCGTGGTTGCCAGCTTCTCCTTGCTGGGTGTGACGTCCGTGTGGGCTACCAGCATGTGGGCGTTCGGTGGGGCCATCGCTGCTACTGCGTTGGTGTTTAGTTTGGCGTCCATAGGAGGAGGACAGGCCAATCCAATGACGCTGGTCCTCGGCGGCGCGGCTTTGTCCGCGGTCCTCAGCGCCATCATCAGCGGTTTTATCCTCACTGACGATGCCAATCTGGATCGCATGCGCTTCTGGACCGTCGGCTCCATCGCGGGCCGGGATCTCACCGTGTTCTACGGCGTGCTGCCGTTTATCCTGGTGGGCCTCCTGCTGGCGTTCATCACGGCACCGCAGCTAAACCTCCTGAATCTGGGCGATGACATCGCCTCCGGACTGGGCATCAACACCCAGCGCGCCCGCCTGATTGGCATGGCTCTGATCGCACTGCTGGCCGGTGCCGCGACAGCTGCCGCCGGCCCCATCACCTTCATCGGCCTGGTGGTCCCGCACCTCGTGCGCGCCATCACGGGCCCTGATTACCGCTGGATCCTCCCTTACTCTGCCCTGACGGGTGCGGTGATGATGCTGTTCGCAGACGTGGTGGGCCGTCTGATCGCTCGTCCGGGCGAGTTGCAAGTAGGCATCATCCTCGCGTTCGTGGGCGCGCCGTTCTTCATCGCCCTTATTTATCGACGCCGGGTGGTGGCCATTTAATGAGTTCCCTCCTTGCCCGCCCTACCTCTTCCACTATCCCTGGGCGCCCGCCATTCCGCGTGGGCTCATTTTCTGTGGTCTGGCGCCCTCGCGCGTTGACGGTGTCTCTATTGCTGCTCGTGGCGATCGTCTTGCTAGCGGCGGTCTCCATCGGCCTGGGTGACTATCCTGTGTCCCCGGCTCGTGTGCTGGAGGTGCTGTTCACCGGCCAGGGCACCCGCATTGAGCGTCTGGTGGTTTTGGATTGGCGCATGCCTCGTGCGCTGACGGCCATTCTGGTGGGCTGTGCGCTGGGATTATCCGGAGCCCTCACTCAGTCCGTGACTCGCAATGCGCTGGCCAGCCCGGATATCTTGGGCTTCACTACGGGCGCGTCCGCGGCCGCGGTCACCGTCATCACTCTGGGTGGTGGCGCTGGTGGTTTCCTCGGCTGGCTCAGCAGCATCGGCATTCCCTTGGCCGCGGTGCTTGGTGCGGCTGTCACCGCAACGGTGATGTGGGCTCTGGCGTGGAGGAGATCGACTGATTCCTTCCGGCTAGTGCTGTTCGGCATCATCATCTCTGCTCTGTTGACCTCGTATATCAACTTCCTGATGATCCGCACGGAGTTGCGCGATGCCGCGGCCGCGCAGTTCTGGCTTACTGGCTCCCTGAGCACTGCGGACTGGTCCAAGATGTGGCCCATCGCCATTGTTGTGTTGGTGTTTACACCGCTGCTGGCCTGGATTGGTCACCAACTTTTAGCCACCTTGCTGGGCTCGGATACTGCACGGGCTTTGGGACAAAACGTCCAGGGTGTGCAGGTGCTTCTGCTCGCCGCTGCCGTGGCTTTGGCAGCAGTGGCGGTCTCGGCCGCTGGCCCCATCGGGTTCGTCGCCTTCGTGGCCCCACAGGTGGCGCTGCGCTTGTGCAACTGCTCTGCACCACCGCTTCTGGCCTCTGCGCTGACCGGCGCTGCGCTACTCCTGCTGGCAGATATCAGCACCCAAACTCTTCTGCCCGTAGAGCTGCCGGTGGGCATTCTCACCTCGGCAATCGGCGGTGCGTTCCTTATTTATTTGCTGGTCCAACGGAATAGGTCAACCACGGCATGAGAAAAGATCCCACCCTGGAAGTTAGCAGTGCCGCGAACAAAGAAGGACACATGACTCAGAAGCACAGCATGAGCGCACGCGGCCTCGCCGTGGGCTACGGCGACCGGACGGTCATCGAAGGCTTGGACGTGGACTTTCCTCGCGGGCAGATCACCACAATCATCGGCCCCAATGGCTGCGGCAAATCCACGTTGTTGCGAGCCATGTCTCGTCTCCTTCCGGCGAATGAGGGCGAAGTGCTGTTAGACGGCGCCGATATCTCATCCATCAGGCGCAAGGACCTCGCACGGACCATCAGCGTGCTGCCACAAACCCCTACCGCCCCGGAGGGACTCAACGTGGCTGATCTCGTCTCGCGCGGTCGGCACCCACACCAATCGTGGATCCGTCAGTGGTCGTCCACGGACGAAGCCGAGGTGCACAAGGCGCTGGAAATGACTGGCTCGATGGGGCTGGCGGAGCGCACCCTGGATTCTCTGTCCGGAGGGCAGCGGCAGCGTGTGTGGATCTCCATGGTTCTTGCGCAGAACACGGACATCCTGTTCCTGGACGAGCCCACCACCTACCTGGATCTGGCCACGTCGGTAGAGATTTTGGAGCTGGTGCAGCGTCTACGCCGAGAGCTGGATCGGACTGTGGTGATGGTGCTGCACGATCTCAACTTGGCTGTACGCTACAGCGATAATCTCGTGGTGATGAAGGATGGACAGGTCCTCGCCACCGGGCGTCCCAGCGAGGTCATTACCCCAGAGCTACTGCTCGAGGCGTTTGCCCTCAACGCGCTAGTCATCGAGGATCCTGTCACCGGCGGTCCGCTGATCGTCCCCAAGTGACGATCAGGGCTTAGTCCTCCATCAGCTCCTGGGCGGGAGTCTTCTTGGACTTCCGCCAGTTGATCATCGCGGAAATCACCACCGGAGTCACAGACACCAGCACGATGACGATGGCGATCATGTCGATGCGATCCGCAATGCCCGGGATATCCCCCAGCAGCACGCCAATGCCGACCATGCTGACAATCCACAGCACTGCACCCGTGACGTTCCATCCCACGAACTTCTTGTACGGCATCTCCGCGGTACCAGCGGCCACGGGAATGTAGGTACGCACGATCGGGATGAAGCGCCCCAGTACCAGAGCCAACGGCCCGTACTTCAGGAAGAAAGCCTCGGCTTGTTCGAGGTGCTCGGTTATGAGGATCTTGGCGTCGGGCTTAAACAACTTGCGGCCAAAGCGGTGGCCGAGCCAGAAACCTACCTGGTCGCCCAAGAACGCCGCGACGATGGCCACGCCCACCAGAATCGGAACGTTCAAGCCCAGCTGATCGCGCAAGATTGCCGCGGTGACCAGCATGGAATCGCCGGGGAGGAACGGGAAGAGCACGCCGGATTCAATAAAGATAATCAGCGCAATGCCGCCGAGCGCCCAGCCGCCAAAGTTCTGGAGCAGGGTGGTGGCGTCCATGAGGTCGCTTAAGTGCACAGGGAATCCCTTCTAGAAAACAACTGGTCTATTCTTACCCCGGTTTCTGACCGGAATACAGGCAGCTCGCCCCTAGCGTGCATCCGTTATCCCCATGAGTGCCCGTCCCCTAGCCAGCAACAGCAAAACCGCCCCAGCACGTTCATGCGGGGCGGTTCGGCAGTTGATTCAGACTACTTCGTGGCGTCTGCCAACGGCTGCTCGATCTTGTCCAGCAGGTAGTTCAGGCTCAGCACGGTCTGCCATCCGAAGGCCTTTTCCAGGTCGCCTTCCAGGTAGACACTGTGTCCGTCCTTCACGGCGGGCAGCTTGCCCACGATCGGATCCTCGGTAACAGAAGCCTTGCTCTGCTTCGGAGAGTAAGACAGTTGATCCCACACCAGCACGTCAGAGTTGATCTGGTCTGCGTTTTCCTTGGAGACCTCACCGTAGAACTTGTCCTTGGTGATGCCCGCGTAGGCCGGGTTGATCTTGAATCCCAGCTCGGTGAAGAAGCGGCTACGCGGATCGCCCTCGGCAAAGACAGCCAGGCTCTCGTCGGAGACAGTGGCCACGCCGAGTTCCTTTTCGGCCCATTCTGGGTGGCGGCCCTTGAGCTCTGCGAACTTCTCCTTGACCTGCTCCACCTGGCGCTTTGCCTCTTCAGGCTTGCCCACGGCCTGCCCGATCTCTTCCGTGGTCACGTCCCATGGTTGCTGTAGTTCTTCGTATTCGCCCTTTTGTACGACGACAGGGGCGATCTCAGACAGCTTCTTGTACGTGTCTTCATCGATGTCCGAGTACACGGCCACGATGAGGTCTGGATTGTCCTTGGCGATGGCTTCCGCGTTGACTTCTGTGTCCTTGTCGATCCGAGGAGTGTCGCCCTCGATCTTGTCATTGGACCAGTTGCCCGCAGCCTGACCATCCGGGGTCATTCCGTCCCAGTACTTCACGGAGACAGGAGTAACTCCCAGCGCCAGCAGTGCGTCCTGATCCGTGTAGCCCAAGGAGACCACGCGCTGCGGGGCTTCCTTGATTTCGGTGGAGCCGTAGCGGTGCTCGATGGTGGTGGGGAATGCGCCCTGCTCGGCGTTGACTGCCTGGGAGTCCCCGGAATCTCCGGACTGGTCATCAGTCGAGCAAGCGGTCAGTGCCGCGCCCAAGGTCAGCACAGCAGCGGTGCTAACGAGAATCCTCTTGAGTGTCATTTTTCTCCGTTGTTACTGGTGACGGATTTCCGCGCGAGGCGTGGCCCGTACACAAAAGGGAAAGGTCAAACCTTTGGTTGGATATATCCAGCCCTATGTCCAAAGAATTCGGTGGCGGTCAGTTCCGAGTTGTCGTCGAGACGAACACGATCCAGAACAATCGCCGGCGCCGGCACGTTGGCACGGGGCGATCCACAGACCACCGCGATTCCTCCCTCGTGAGGGATGGTGACTCGGCCGGGGGTTCCG
This genomic stretch from Corynebacterium tuberculostearicum harbors:
- a CDS encoding exodeoxyribonuclease III gives rise to the protein MRIATWNINSVRTRTQRALNLISKHDIDVLCLQETKVKDDKFPREVFEDAGLHVTCHGLNQWNGVAIVSKEEPEDVFIGFPGQPGFAKDPEKPQDREARALGARIRGVEIWSLYVPNGREITDRHYDYKLDFLYHLARYAENHAQSKLLMSGDFNIAPRDEDVWDIEAFRGKTHVTEPERAAFQMLEEAGLEEVTRRFTEDQRYTYFDYKGMRFQKNEGMRIDFQLASAPLAQHVTGAQVDMVERAGDKTSDHCPLLADYNLPDFNSVR
- the cls gene encoding cardiolipin synthase — its product is MSWSLDLSFWQLVFLILDYGIKIIAVGFVPEGRRPSSSTAWLLAILVLPFIGLPLFLLMGSPYINRRRHRIQQEANEKIENVTARTPDHPQGLLSAEVESVIRLNRELTGFPALVGHNLGLHADYDESIRAIAAAIDRAEKYVSIEIYIQSWDETTDVFFESLRRATARGVKVRLLLDQIGSFKYKGYFKLGKRLTEIGVDWHLMLPIQLHKGRFRRPDLRNHRKLVIIDGKVGFIGSLNMIKRQYKTKDRYWIDYMVELSGPIVTSMSAIFAVDWYLEAEENLPLDELPYDDAQTADANHLQIIPSGPGYTTEPNLRMFNSLVHHAKDRLVLCSPYFVPDESLLEAVTTACYRGVDVELYVSAKADQFMVNHAQSSYYQALLEAGVHIYQFPYPFVLHSKFIITDPDDPGRDPLCMFGSSNMDPRSFGLNYESTMLVAKGDLIDQFNQLVSNYRAVCHELTLEEWNERGFIRRYVDNVMRLTSALQ
- a CDS encoding DUF2262 domain-containing protein, with protein sequence MLSLYEEFPDAPVTQRSAKEEEVEFHFIVSSVPEKRVVGDDYAKDKLKLQLMLMPGVALRLLPDGEVTTGSIHVRYPHLFHTRQGKTLWDPREIADLEPFKVYRARGSYFFSDIRKEPYVTIWEMLDPLPDPEMEELSAKTAEPVILEANIGQLVLDRTFPSFEGKADDLGVKVSMWYEGPELLLAGQGNMAKKFKSALNFINNVLSQEYLDKARMLGAEKALPAANRWRHDVAEAEGRPTPAPKLGVEDVYAKLTPTVVNIPHRGNVGVEFDDGYMFGGHPVTVKTKRDGTPTSIEMDV
- a CDS encoding IS6 family transposase encodes the protein MGIFSGRHFPRDIILWAVRWYCRYGVSYRDLEEMMTERGAPVDHTTIYRWVQKYAPELDKHTRWYRQVPDWQAQSWRVDETYIRVGGTWCYLYRAITAGGQTLDFYLSPKRNVAAAKRFLAKTLRSNTTAGSPRVINTDKAPALAKAISELKAEGICPQTVEHRQVKYLNNVLEGDHGRLKRILGPKGAFKNRISAYRTLKGMEAMHSLRKGQGTMFAYGHPNPDAVIVNRVFETA
- a CDS encoding FecCD family ABC transporter permease, producing MAISTPHAQSPSQSHLGSRADATADASASAPSGKIPRRLVGLGVLFLLLLASIVASIVFGSRQIPFGEVSAVFRDLGTAFGHAEGLNVDQRVIVELRIPRTLLGLVAGAALGASGALIQGHTRNPLADTGILGINYGASLAVVASFSLLGVTSVWATSMWAFGGAIAATALVFSLASIGGGQANPMTLVLGGAALSAVLSAIISGFILTDDANLDRMRFWTVGSIAGRDLTVFYGVLPFILVGLLLAFITAPQLNLLNLGDDIASGLGINTQRARLIGMALIALLAGAATAAAGPITFIGLVVPHLVRAITGPDYRWILPYSALTGAVMMLFADVVGRLIARPGELQVGIILAFVGAPFFIALIYRRRVVAI
- a CDS encoding FecCD family ABC transporter permease — its product is MSSLLARPTSSTIPGRPPFRVGSFSVVWRPRALTVSLLLLVAIVLLAAVSIGLGDYPVSPARVLEVLFTGQGTRIERLVVLDWRMPRALTAILVGCALGLSGALTQSVTRNALASPDILGFTTGASAAAVTVITLGGGAGGFLGWLSSIGIPLAAVLGAAVTATVMWALAWRRSTDSFRLVLFGIIISALLTSYINFLMIRTELRDAAAAQFWLTGSLSTADWSKMWPIAIVVLVFTPLLAWIGHQLLATLLGSDTARALGQNVQGVQVLLLAAAVALAAVAVSAAGPIGFVAFVAPQVALRLCNCSAPPLLASALTGAALLLLADISTQTLLPVELPVGILTSAIGGAFLIYLLVQRNRSTTA